From the genome of Vicia villosa cultivar HV-30 ecotype Madison, WI linkage group LG2, Vvil1.0, whole genome shotgun sequence, one region includes:
- the LOC131650072 gene encoding uncharacterized protein LOC131650072, producing MKLESELSFRQMGVELESQSFEYNDSDQNSPSFKSRNQKAKEYDNRDSKNVKKTEQYDSIVDLKKGYDAQVKDSHEPVSHSSKDIGSFMMFANDKESVKKPLSALISNPQQVDKFQNPVDVHVGRTVAECEPEMEVCYKENNYHVVKDICVDKGVFTKHKFMFEENVDRAAYNFFPLDNQNPKDNTGIKVLNQPETDDSDDASSNHDQHNDVIHKDDGEIEDLVDNFTKAMDLPEDTQDSVSTGGKDGQLSVEDDSHSQLKDSNNIVEEAVLTSPALGSTDDESNSDHHFGPSAPADCVKTELNQSSGCNCDETQLPFTTVEVSSGDFSEIQQAETSQIHNSIGESSFSAAGAVSGRISYSGSIPYSGSISIRSDSSTTSTRSFAFPILQSEWNSSPVRMEKPDRRHYPKQRNWKSLLCCKF from the exons ATGAAACTAG AAAGTGAACTATCTTTCCGCCAAATGGGCGTCGAGTTGGAATCTCAATCGTTTGAATATAATGATAGTGATCAAAACTCGCCTAGCTTCAAATCGCGGAACCAGAAGGCAAAGGAATATGACAACAGAGACTCGAAGAATGTAAAGAAGACCGAACAGTATGACAGCATTGTTGATTTGAAAAAGGGTTACGACGCACAGGTAAAGGACTCACATGAGCCTGTATCTCATTCTTCAAAGGATATTGGATCATTTATGATGTTTGCAAATGATAAAGAATCGGTTAAAAAGCCACTCTCTGCGCTAATCTCCAATCCTCAGCAAGTCGATAAATTTCAGAATCCGGTAGATGTCCATGTGGGCCGAACTGTTGCCGAATGTGAACCAGAAATGGAAGTTTGTTACAAAGAGAACAATTACCATGTTGTTAAGGATATATGCGTTGATAAAGGAGTCTTTACTAAGCATAAATTCATGTTTGAGGAAAATGTTGACAGAGCAGCTTATAATTTCTTTCCATTGGATAACCAGAATCCAAAAGACAACACTGGTATCAAGGTGTTAAATCAACCCGAAACTGATGATTCTGACGATGCATCTTCTAATCATGATCAGCACAATGATGTGATACACAAAGATGACGGTGAGATTGAAGATCTTGTTGATAACTTCACCAAAGCGATGGATTTACCTGAAGACACACAAGATTCTGTATCTACTGGTGGCAAGGATGGACAG CTTTCCGTTGAAGATGATTCGCACTCCCAGTTGAAAGACTCAAACAATATCGTTGAGGAAGCAGTATTGACAAGTCCTGCTTTAGGATCAACCGACGATGAATCGAACAGTGATCATCATTTTGGGCCTTCAGCTCCTGCGGACTGTGTCAAAACGGAACTTAACCAATCCAGTGGCTGTAACTGCGATGAAACTCAACTTCCTTTTACTACCGTTGAAGTTTCGTCTGGTGATTTTTCTGAAATTCAGCAAGCTGAAACAAGTCAGATTCACAATAGCATAGGCGAGTCAAGTTTTTCCGCCGCAGGCGCCGTATCTGGTCGTATAAGTTACTCAGGATCTATACCTTATTCCGGAAGCATCTCTATTCGATCTGACAGTAGCACTACCAGCACTCGTTCCTTTGCTTTTCCCAT ACTGCAATCTGAATGGAATAGCAGCCCAGTGAGAATGGAGAAACCTGATAGGAGGCACTACCCGAAGCAACGCAATTGGAAGAGCCTTCTTTGCTGTAAATTTTAA